A single Crateriforma conspicua DNA region contains:
- a CDS encoding A24 family peptidase — protein MDTLLQSIADHWIVWFVSVVLIVAAVIDGMILKVPNWLNLPFIISGWCYWCYADGVGGLGWSFLGTIIGAMPLLLLRNVGGMGAGDVKLAAGTGAWLGSLISLKLFVAGALAGGLIAAVMILRSGKAFKHYAMAMQILEEWKTVRRPSKLAAIARERKPTMTLLPYGIPMAIGSVIYFAFAGMLI, from the coding sequence ATGGACACGTTACTGCAAAGTATTGCCGACCACTGGATCGTCTGGTTCGTCAGCGTTGTGCTGATCGTCGCCGCCGTCATCGACGGCATGATCTTGAAGGTTCCCAACTGGCTGAACCTGCCGTTCATCATCAGCGGCTGGTGCTACTGGTGCTACGCCGATGGCGTTGGCGGATTGGGCTGGAGCTTTTTGGGCACCATCATCGGTGCGATGCCACTGTTGCTGCTGCGTAATGTCGGCGGCATGGGCGCGGGCGACGTCAAACTGGCTGCCGGAACGGGCGCTTGGCTGGGATCGCTGATCAGCCTGAAGCTGTTCGTCGCTGGTGCACTGGCCGGCGGATTGATCGCCGCGGTCATGATTCTGCGTAGCGGAAAAGCTTTCAAGCACTACGCGATGGCGATGCAAATCCTGGAAGAGTGGAAGACCGTTCGCCGCCCAAGCAAGTTGGCTGCGATCGCCCGCGAACGAAAGCCGACGATGACCCTGTTGCCTTATGGCATCCCGATGGCCATCGGTTCGGTGATCTACTTCGCCTTCGCCGGAATGCTGATTTGA
- the cpaB gene encoding Flp pilus assembly protein CpaB — protein MRNKTLVLLVACVCGAIAAVGLSHWMQAQSSQGSEIKMVEIFVTTKAIDVAEEITGEKIKLEQWPADRIPEGATSTLDDLEGKYARQRFYAGEPVMPVKLMNDSNGSSQKIPRGYTVVAMEADPENAVANLVRPGDRVDVMGYFKKSDVVPETTAKTILRGVRVFALDGQTQREDNDEATKAAKTISLLIKKTDAEVWTWASELGKIRLTLGNLTDYENDGDREDPGQQFLQWIADHAKANETKEEEVEPAPRTVVTRKVEPTENFKMQKLSGGKITQYGWTGRDDMPHILSETGGDESKAPAAPAATATSPNPQDDEYSYLNGEASPFFQPPAEEAGTADDADDLLGR, from the coding sequence ATGCGTAATAAAACTCTCGTCCTGCTGGTTGCCTGCGTTTGCGGTGCGATCGCTGCTGTCGGGCTTAGCCATTGGATGCAAGCCCAAAGTTCGCAAGGCAGTGAGATCAAGATGGTGGAAATCTTCGTGACCACCAAGGCGATCGACGTTGCCGAGGAAATCACAGGCGAAAAAATCAAATTAGAACAATGGCCCGCCGATCGGATTCCCGAAGGCGCGACCAGCACCCTGGACGACTTGGAAGGCAAGTACGCGCGCCAGCGTTTCTACGCTGGTGAACCCGTGATGCCGGTCAAGTTGATGAACGATTCCAACGGATCGTCCCAAAAAATCCCTCGCGGCTACACCGTCGTGGCGATGGAAGCCGACCCGGAAAACGCGGTCGCCAACCTGGTCCGCCCCGGCGACCGTGTCGATGTGATGGGATACTTCAAGAAAAGCGATGTCGTTCCGGAAACGACCGCCAAGACGATCCTACGCGGTGTCCGCGTGTTCGCATTGGACGGACAGACTCAGCGTGAAGACAACGATGAAGCGACCAAGGCCGCCAAGACGATCTCGTTGCTGATCAAAAAGACCGATGCCGAGGTTTGGACCTGGGCCTCGGAACTGGGCAAGATTCGCCTGACGTTGGGAAACCTTACCGATTACGAAAACGATGGCGACCGTGAGGATCCGGGTCAGCAGTTCTTGCAGTGGATTGCTGACCACGCCAAGGCCAACGAGACGAAGGAAGAGGAAGTCGAACCGGCTCCGAGAACAGTTGTAACTCGCAAAGTCGAACCAACCGAAAACTTCAAAATGCAGAAGTTGTCCGGCGGCAAGATCACGCAGTACGGCTGGACCGGCCGAGACGACATGCCTCACATCCTGAGCGAAACCGGTGGCGATGAAAGCAAGGCACCTGCGGCTCCGGCCGCGACCGCCACGTCGCCGAACCCGCAAGACGACGAATACAGTTACCTAAACGGCGAAGCCAGCCCGTTCTTTCAGCCTCCCGCCGAGGAAGCCGGAACGGCCGACGACGCCGATGACTTGCTCGGGCGATGA
- a CDS encoding pilus assembly protein N-terminal domain-containing protein: MKTFLRPANQLILTGCLFVTAAILPGSTWAQGDRLVTATASSVNTNITQAVERIEMLVKSSRILTLEERIPKFQVHNEEIVGAQPISQNQIQISAKQPGTTQLNIWDTDEKLYTVDVIVLADSREVEGILESQLPLASLKVMPIGSGAVVSGFVTSVDDVDRAMAIVEQFYTAPVNNIQVSGVQQIMLHTKIMEVSRTKLRDLGIDWSISDGTSFYHQGPTTLSNVANSIGTGLDPSDSAVSDMTNRFFFANANFEALIRALRQNNLLKLLAEPTVVATHGRPSRFTVGGRVPNVVPTGNGAVQVEYEEYGTSVDFLPFVVGPGRVRLEVRPEVSEPDESRSVTVNGLSVSAFTQRYVDVAVEMDAGQTIAIAGLLQSRVDAYVRSTPFFGELPYIGTMFRRVRERKNEIELLIMVTPEIVDAMDPCEVPPGGPGLNSMSPTDCELYFDGYIETPNLMGHQCKEDCREGSIMVNGHPTAMQGDMTSSGGSIVSGETLPPGVYAPGEMPTVVGEGVVISSPGE, encoded by the coding sequence ATGAAAACGTTTCTTCGGCCAGCGAACCAGCTGATTCTGACAGGTTGTCTGTTCGTCACCGCTGCGATCCTTCCCGGATCGACGTGGGCACAAGGCGACCGTCTGGTCACCGCGACGGCGTCCAGCGTGAATACCAATATCACGCAGGCCGTCGAACGAATCGAGATGCTGGTAAAAAGCAGCCGCATCTTGACACTGGAAGAACGCATCCCCAAGTTCCAGGTCCACAACGAAGAAATCGTTGGTGCCCAACCGATTTCGCAAAACCAGATTCAGATCTCTGCGAAACAGCCCGGCACCACCCAGCTGAACATCTGGGACACCGACGAAAAACTGTACACCGTCGATGTGATCGTCCTGGCCGATTCGCGGGAAGTCGAAGGCATCTTGGAGTCCCAGTTGCCTTTGGCTTCGCTCAAGGTGATGCCGATCGGCAGCGGTGCTGTCGTCAGTGGATTCGTCACCAGCGTGGATGACGTCGATCGTGCGATGGCCATCGTCGAACAGTTCTACACCGCCCCGGTCAATAACATCCAAGTCTCCGGCGTCCAGCAAATCATGCTGCACACGAAGATCATGGAAGTGTCACGAACCAAACTGCGGGACTTGGGAATCGACTGGAGTATCTCCGACGGTACCAGTTTCTATCACCAAGGCCCGACGACCCTGTCCAACGTTGCCAACAGCATCGGCACCGGGCTGGACCCGTCCGACAGTGCGGTCAGCGACATGACCAACCGGTTCTTCTTCGCCAACGCCAACTTCGAAGCTTTGATTCGGGCGTTGCGTCAAAACAACCTGTTGAAATTGTTGGCCGAACCCACGGTGGTCGCCACTCACGGTCGCCCGTCACGATTCACCGTCGGCGGTCGCGTTCCCAACGTCGTGCCCACCGGTAATGGTGCCGTCCAAGTCGAATACGAAGAATACGGAACCTCCGTGGACTTCCTGCCGTTCGTCGTCGGCCCGGGGCGGGTTCGCTTGGAAGTTCGACCGGAAGTTTCCGAACCCGATGAATCACGCAGCGTTACCGTGAACGGTCTAAGCGTGTCCGCCTTCACCCAACGCTACGTCGATGTGGCCGTGGAAATGGATGCCGGTCAAACGATCGCGATCGCCGGTTTGCTGCAAAGCCGTGTGGATGCTTATGTCCGATCGACACCGTTCTTTGGCGAACTGCCCTACATCGGAACCATGTTCCGCCGGGTGCGTGAACGCAAGAACGAAATCGAGTTGCTGATCATGGTCACGCCCGAGATCGTCGACGCGATGGATCCCTGCGAAGTCCCGCCGGGCGGACCGGGATTGAATTCGATGTCGCCGACCGATTGCGAACTGTACTTCGACGGCTACATCGAAACGCCCAACTTGATGGGCCACCAATGCAAAGAAGATTGCCGTGAAGGATCGATCATGGTCAACGGTCACCCCACCGCCATGCAAGGTGACATGACGTCATCGGGCGGGTCGATCGTTTCGGGCGAAACCCTGCCGCCGGGTGTCTATGCCCCCGGGGAAATGCCCACGGTCGTCGGCGAAGGCGTCGTGATTTCGTCGCCAGGCGAATGA